The stretch of DNA TGGTGGTACTTCCTCTGGAAGCAGACAGAGCTGTCACATGGATGCCCCCTCGCTGGAGTTTGGACTTAGGGACTCTTGGGAGTTTTAGCTGTCTGTCCTGCTGAGCAGATCTGGGTGGGACTCAGTGCTGGAAAGTCTAGATGTGGACTGTAAGCTTTGTCGCCCTCTGGTGGCAAGAAACAGAATTTCatatgcgtgcatgcgtgcgtgcccctctctctctcctctctctctctctctctctctctctctctctctctctctctgtgtgtgtgtgtgtgtctatgacaGAGACCACAGACTGAGGTTGAGACCCAAACCGACCCTATCAGAGAAAAAAAGCTGAGCTAGAGAAATCACAGGTACACAGGACTTGATGAGGCTTATACCCTAAACTTAAACCCTAGGTCCAGGATCCCTCCTCACCAAAGATACATTGCACCAGTCAACACGGAAGTGGGGTGCCAAGGTGTCGTAACAGGACAGTAATGGAGGCTGTCCCTGGGCACAACGGGCATAGCTGTCAGGTGATGCCACCATCTTCAGGCAGGTGGAGAAGGGCGTGGCAGAGCCCACCTTGATGTATACCCTGAGAAAAGAAGCCATTGTCAACATTGAGCACCACTCTGCCAGGGAGAGGTGAAGGTGTCCTGGCAGTAGGCAAGGATGGGTGTGGAATAGGGATGTCCCACGGGAGACACATCAGGGCCTGGTAGGAGAGGTCACAGCCTCCAAGACCTGAGACCAAGTCAGAGCACCCCACTCTTTATGTACCCCAGAAATGACTTTTAACAGATGGATCTCATATGTCCTCGTGGGGCGCCGGTAAGTTCAGAGTTCAGGGTAATGGGGGTGTGAGCCCAAGGAGGAGAGAGTAtgaagggaatgggaactggtgtgaagcaaagagaagagatgGCCACTACCGAGGTATGCCACAGTGGTCATCCGGAAATCAGTAGATGGGTATTTTTTGCCCACTCCCTCCCTAGTCAACAAGGAAGCCTTCCTGGATTGTTCTCTTACCCTTCCTTCCGTCCCTCAATGGGAAGAGGAACACGACCTCCACGGTCCAAGGCCGAAGTGATGTTGAGCAACTGGAGCTCCCCTGGCTCCCAGAGTCCCCCCAAGGCGGTGAGGAAGCGGCTGGCAGGTGTGGAGGGCAGAACCTCTTCCACATCATGGCTGCGCACCAGGAACTCGGCTTGGTACGGCAACCGGGGACCTGAAGAGGCCAAGTCCGCAACTTGAACTCCATCCCTCGAGCTACCAACGCCTCGTCGGCCCTTACGCGCCCTCTCCTGGATGCCTTGCTCCCCACTGCTTCCCAACACTCTTTCTCTTCAAGACTGGCACCAGTAGAGAAACGGGATAGGAACGGAGGTACCTTCGGGCTCCTCGATCAGCAGCAGCAGTCGCTGTCTAGTGGTGTCAAAGCTGTCTCGGTTGTAAACTGTGACCtgggggaatggaaggagggattGAGGAGCGGGACTAAGGGGAAGCTGGCACAAACGGAGATTATGcaaattatatgcaaataaacATGCATAAGCGCCCAGCCCCACTGACAGGGCCAGCCCTAGGAGGCCCCAGTGGCCACCCCCAGGATGTCTCTGTGTTGGCACCTCGATGACCTGGCGTCCACGATCTTCTGGAGTGGGAGTTCCATAGAGGAAGCCAGGGTTATAGGGACTGCGCTGTGTGTAGCGCAGCCACCGGGGCAGGTCTGGATGTCCCTGGAGGTGGGCCCGGTAGGTGAGTCGGACAGTATGTGGCACCGCTGATGGGAGAAACAGGAGGGGATTGGAAACTGGAGACAGGACAGGAGATCTGGATTGACACACTCCAGCCCATCTGGTCCCTCTCTCACCAATGTGTTCTGGAAGGCGCAGGAAGGTGGCATGTTCCAAGGGATGCACAAAAACACGACCCACGAGTGGGTATAAAGTTGTCTGCTGGGCATTGGTGTCCCTCAACCCTGCCAGAAGACCTGTGGGGACCCCATAAGCCCCAAACACACAGCTTCAGTCATGGGTAGGGGGTGAGCGCCCTTCCACACTGTGCTCCCGATGTGCCGAGAGCTGAGGGTTCCTGGCTGCCTCCAAGTGGTGGGCTGCAGGCCCTGCTTTGCTCCATAGGTTAGAGGGTGACAAGCCCCAGACTTTTGTTGGCTTTGGATTCATGGAAGGGACCCCAGGCATCTTTCTACTCCATGGTTAAGTCCCCAGTGGGAGGGGACTAAGTTTGGCTGAGAAAGGGGTAAGCTGTGTGTGCTCAGGTTACTTGGGAAAAAAGAAGCCCATGCTGAATGTCTAAGAGGCTGGGGGTCGAGAACACCCTCCGAAGAAGGGTAGCCATTCTAAGACCCCCAGCTCCCAGAGCAGAACACAGAACAGAGTCTGCAATGTGGGCCGATAGAAGCCCAGCAAAGTGGACTTGCCCAGGCTGCCTCCGCCTTCTCTCTTAATGCCAAATTTAGCCTGGTCTGCCAGAGGTAACGGCCTAGTCAGCTCATTAAAGGGCCCACGACCCTCTTCCCTTGTCCTCTCATACTCACTCGGGACTCTAGGACACCTCTGCCCTCAAAATTTCCTGTTATCCAGAGACCAGCTCCCAGCCCCTGGAACCTTGAGTGTCTTACCattacccacccacccccaaaaaaccCTCTAGGTCCTACTTCACCCACCCCTAACCCCTCTTCTGAGGATCCCCTACTCGTCTACCTTATAATCTCTAAATTTTAcccctcattctctccctcccccgaaGAAGATCCCCAACTTGCCTACAAGGAGAGGAATCCAAGTTAGTGCTGCTGCCATAGCTGCCCAGCCTAGCCAGCCCTTTGAGTGACAGAGACAGGGGCtggagcagaagagggaggggcagggagggggaggaggtgtgtcagAGCAGCTGAGAATGGCCTTGCCCAGAGTGCCAACTCTTTCCATTCTCAGAGTGATGACTCTGGGGTAGACACTGTCCTCACAGACGGCGTCCTCTAGTTGTTTCCCGGTGACCACAATGGGCTTTATTTTGTGTGCGTCTCTTtttgtaatattatatatttgtccgggttgtggtggcgcacgcctgtaatcccagcgctcaggaggcagaggcaggtggatctcagtgagttcgaggccagcctggtctacaaagtgagtttcagaacagccaaggctacccagagaaaccctgtctcgaaaaaccaaaaagaaaaaaaaagaaaaacaatattatttatttgattattattctgcacttgtttcttttttattttattattttctgtgattgTATGTTTTTCCTGCAcatttgtctgtgcaccacctgaATGCAGTgcctcccagaggccagaagagggaactggacatccgatactctggaactggagttacagatgatggtgagctgcctgccatgtgggtgctgggaattgaactcaggattcagGAAAAGCAGCCCATgcttttacttactgagccatctcctcagcccctcggCATGTTTTCTAAACCACCAATTTGGCTCCATGGGCCCtcccttgaaatattttttttaattttttttaaagatttatttattatgtatacaactttctgcctccacacgccagagaagggcgccagatctctttacagatggtttggagccaccatgtggttgctgggaattgaactcaggacctctggaagagcagacaatgctcttaaccactgagccatctctccagctccaccttgaaatatttttaaagatttatttatttattatgtatacagtattctgtctgcttggatgcctacagtcaggaagagggcaccagatctcattacagatggttgtgagccaccatgtggttgctgggaattgaactcaagacctctggaagagcagccagtgctcttaatctctgagccatctccccagccctcgcttgaattttgaatttattttaaatttgtgtgtatgagtgattgtctgcatgtgtgtttatgaataacatgcatgcctggtgccacagagatcagaagagggggtcagatgcCCTGGACCTGGAGTAATGCCagcacgtgggtgctgggaactgaacccaggtcctttgcaagaaaagccaatgctcttaaccactgagccatctctccagaatggcccccttttaaaaatctcaatgaCTTCCATTGCCCTTGAGTTCCCAGCTCATGCCCAGTTGGTGAATTTCTGGCCCTTCCTCTATGGCCATTTTGTCTAGAACCCCACCCCCATATGCCCCCAGACTCTGGCCCTCCCTCTGTTCTTGCCTAGCTTGGTATGGCTTCTTAATCTCCTGGCATCCATCCAAGCTCTTCCCACTGCCTGGTATTCCCTTCCTGCCTCGTCCCTTGGGCAGACTTTAACCAGATTGCATGGACGTGTCCCCTCCTCCCTGAAGCcttttcctgtccttcctcttcctaagCTGGCTGCTTATGGCTGAGTCTACGCATGCGcgtgcacaagtgcacacacacacacacacacacacacatctctgtgtCAACTCAGCCTCACAGGATTGGGGTGTGGAACAGGTGTTCTGGTCTCCTCATCTCACTACCATTTTATCCCTGCACCAGACATGGGGTCTAGCAGCTAGTAAACGCAGGGGGTTAGTTGACAACTTCCTTAACAGTTTCCCCAGGCCGAGCCCCCAGACCAAGCATCTCCCATGAAGGCCTGGATGGAAAGAACCCAGATGGTACCAGCCAGGTGGAGACAAGtaagcagagaagcagaggagaggctCTCTGGCTCAGCCTGACAGTTCCTGCACACACGGCCTCAAGTCATTCTTCCTTTCTAGGCCTGGGTCCAAGACTGTACACTGCATGACTAGTGCTGGCCTCCGGGCACCACTGTGGAGGATCCACAAAAACACCAATGGCAGCATGTGTTCAGCCACCTATATCATACAGCGATGACAATCCTCCCTGactggggctggggtgatggtAGGAAGGGCAGCTGGTTCCCAGGCATCTGTGTGCACTACCCCATCCCCTACCCACTGCAATGCCACGAGGCAGACGTTACTGTAGCAGATGTTACCGAGGCCTTAGGTTTCTAACTTCTTCCAAAGCCAAGCTGCGGCTGAGCGAATGCTCAGAAAGTGCGCGGCCCTGGGTCCAGCTCCCTCTTTGATGCACTTGATGGTGGGTACCACTGAGAAAGAAACAGCCCCCCACCACGACCAGCATCCCACGGTCTTTGCAGGCATGGCTCCAAGCCTCCCGTGTTGCTTGTCTTGCCTCACCCTGAACGCCCAAGCAAGGATGTCTGGGACCTGTCTTGGGTCAGGCTTGCATTCAGGTGACTAGTGGGCAAGTTTTGTCCTTGTCCCATCTTTCTTCCCACCTGACCATCCTGCTTATCCCTGGAGAGTCACAAAATTTCCAGAGTCAGCATGCACTCGGCCTCACAGGCAGGACTTTGTCCCCGGGTCACCTTGTCATCTCCTGCCTTCATGGagatagaggagagaggaaaggggtttGGAGGGAGGTACTGAGTGTGGGCGGGGCACAGAGCTGGCAGatggccctgccctgcccctgcctcccgtgTGACACCCTCCCCAGATGCCTTATTGCTATTTTTGATGCCACTCGCTCACACCCTTAACTGTGTTAAGGCAGCGTGTGCCCCAGTGCTACCAACTCACAATAACACAAGGCCCTCATAGGCCCAGCCTCCCGCAACAGAAAAGCTACAGTCATTTCTCTTCTGGTCTTCCCCAAGAACACCCCCATGCAGGAGAGTCAGGGACTGCCCCAGGAATCCACCAGAGGCCCCCAAAGCTCCCAGGTCACGGCTGCTGAGGTAAAACACCTTCAGCCTGTTGGGATCTAGGGACAGGAAAGGGGCTGCAGAGGCCTTAAGCTTTGCTCGAGAAATCTTTGTTTTTAGGAAACCGGGGCTGAGCGTGGAGgcacactcctttagtcccagcacgaaggaggcaaaggcagacagacctctgtaagttcaaggccagacaggactacatagtgagaccctgtcccaaagaaaaaaggaagggctggagagagagctcaggttgggagcacttgctgtccttccagaggatctgaatttggttcccagcacccacacaggaagctcacaatcacctttaactctagctccaggggatcctgcTAAgtgtggcatacactcacacctgtatatacactaaataaaaaaattttaatgatttatttttattctatgtacaTCGGTGCTTTGCCGGCATGttcatctgtgtgagggtgtcagatcttggagttacagataatcgTGAGATgtcatataggtgctgggaatcaaactagtCTGCTTGATGAATGAGTAGTCAGTActccaaaccactgagccatctctccagccaggaaattttttttaatttatttatttatttatttatttattatgtatacaatattctgtctgtatgtatgcctgaaggccagaagagggcgccagacctctttacagatggttgtgagccaccatgtggttgctgggaattgaactcaggaccattggaagagcaggcaatgctcttaaccactgagccatctctccagcccaggaaaaaatatttttgaacatgcacaaaataataaaatgggccCTTATATGTCTATTATCCGCCTCTAACAGTTACCAGCTCCTGGCCAGTCtcctcctgtctgtgtctcccagGTCCCCTCTCCATTTAGTTTCATTTGCCAATATCTCGGTACAAATCTTTTACAGATAATGATGCTTTCTCTCTAAACACAATCACAAAGGATCACCAGCTACAAAATGTCCATTCTCTCGtaaatttcatctttatttattctatacGACACTGACCTTAAACTCGCGGGCTTAAGGGATGCCCCATCTCGGTTTCCCAGGTACCTGGGACTATGGCGTCATGCCTTGGTACTTGCCTCAccaggttttgttttgcttgtcgTTTAGACACAGTTTCACTTCGAagctctggctggtctagaagtcttgactctcctgcctcggtctccaaATGGGATTACAGGTGGTGTATCACGACACCCATACAtattttagttcttttcttttttaaaccaaaGTATTTGTTTGTGTTAGGATCTAAATAGGTGGGTACACTTTAACTGGTTGGTAGACGcaaatatttctgtgtttttgtaggCTTtccatcatctctttctcttttccttctttgcatCCCTCGGTGctcccctccctccaacccctcttccttctttctcttgccCTCTCTCCTGTGAAGAAGTCAGATCAGTTCTGCGATGCTCACACCCTTGATTTGCTGAGAGCGTCTCTCTGGTATTCTACCATGTGCCGCCCACCTTTGCACCATTCATAAGTGGAATTCTCTGGACACTGTTATCTTCTGGAGACCGGGTCATATTGATGTTCTTTCTTCTACAAGTCTACTTTATAGATGGGGACAGGTTCTTCATCTAGAGGCTGGGTATGTGCCATCAGCATTACAGCTTTTGTTGTTCTCTCTTGCAAAATGGTAATACTCAAATTCTGCCACTCTCTTTCATCAGTTGGAATATAGCAAGATAGAGAAATTGCCCAGGTGGCACAGTCCATAATAGCAAAGGGTGGTTTCAAAATAATGGGTTGATTCCCCAGCATCCTCCAAACTGTGGCCAATTAGCATCTTTGTTTTCGCGAGTAACACAATCATTACGTTTAAACATATAAGATTGCTTCAATCCATCACAAACAGCATCCCTCCTGGTGTTCAGGGTGTTCCacctttaatttgtttatttaatccTCATCAGATAGAGCATGTGATCCGGCAtacaggtctctgcctctcttagCTTCATCCCTGTAAGCTCAGTTGGAacttccctctgctcccctcccccctgccACCGAGTCCTGCTCTTTGCTAACAGGGTCTctttcctcacccccacccccacatcagcGACCATTTCCCCAGCTTCTTATGCCATCTGTCCAACCCAAAgaatgttgaatgaatgaatgaatgaatgaatggaagcaTCATCTCCCCAACAGCCTCATTCTATTCTAGTCTCTCTTTTGATCTCTAAGGAGCATATTTCTTTATCTGCATCCGAAACGCATATTATACGTCTTTGTGAGGGACAAAGGAAAGGCATCCTCATCATTGAGACCTTAttctcctttctgcctcccagactccacccacatctttctccctcctcttccccgcCCCCAGAGCAACAACAAAGAATGCAACTGGGTCAGTTCACCACGAGAGGGCGCGTTTACCGGCTCCAACCCTCCCTGCGCTTGCGCAATGTGAGGACTGAGCTGTGAGTGCTGTGCTGGGAGGAGCGAGACCTGCGCAGCGCCCACTTCCAGGCTGGGAAAGTACCACCAAGGGGCATGCGTGCTGGACCCGGCCGTTAGCCGAGCGATACATGAGGACACCCAGGACCACGAGCCTATCGCGTGTGTCGTCCATTTCCCTgtccagaaaaatatattttcttacagTGTGAAAGACTCACGTAGGGGTAGGTGGTTGGAAATAATgttcacccccccacacacaccctcctcaCCCACCCATCATCTGTCAACACTGGTTTCCAAGGACATTTTCTGTTCCCCCACCAACCTCAGAGGCATTTTGGGAATATCGCTTTGAAGACCTCGTACATCTTCCCGACCCCCTTGTTTAATTTTTGTGCTGTCTTCCGCTTGAAAAGGGTTTCggagagcccaggctggctgtgtggctaagaatgatgaccttgaattccccaCCCTCTCGCCTGTAGTGGTGCTGCAGAGTGCTCAGGGTTTTGTGCACACTAGCAAACATTCTACCAGCTGAGTCGCATCCCTTTCTGTAAGTGGACTCCAGGTGCCTCAAGGGTGACCATCCAAGAGCATTTAAACCGGAGTGCCGCACTCTTCTTGGACAAATTTCTTCTATTacaagagaaggagagggatTGTTCCCGGTGCCTCGGCCATTGCCACTGAGATACCCCCTCTCCAAGGTGGAggtaaaaaagaagagagggcaAAGTGCTTTGTAAACAACTGTAAAGCTCGGGAgagagctttttgttttgttttgttgtgttttgttttgtttttttcaagacagggtttctctgtagcttcggagcctgtcctggaactagctcttgtagaccaggctgtcaactcccagagatcctcctgcctctgcctccagagtgctgggattaaagtcgtgcgccaccaccgcccggctcgggagagagcttttttttttttttttttggtttttcgagacagggtttctctgtggttttggagcctgtcctggaactagctcNNNNNNNNNNNNNNNNNNNNNNNNNNNNNNNNNNNNNNNNNNNNNNNNNNNNNNNNNNNNNNNNNNNNNNNNNNNNNNNNNNNNNNNNNNNNNNNNNNNNgggtttctctgtggttttggagcctgtcctggaactagctcttgtagaccaggctggtctcgaactcacagtgatccgcctgcctctgcctcccggctGGGAGAGAACTTTTTATAACCGAATAGCAATAGCTGACAAGGGCAGCCCAGAGCAGAGTTTGAGGGTTTGGGAACTGGAAGAGGtctgtctctttttttgtttttggttttttttgagacagggtttcagtttTCTccgtgtggccttggctgtcctggaactcactctgtagaccaggctggcctcaaactcacagagctctgcctgcctctacctcttatgtgctgggactaaaggtgtggggCACTACACCCAGTTTACAAGATATTTATGAATGAAGCACTGCACTATAGTCTAAAATGAACTAAACAGAGCCATGCTGTGAAGGTGTGGGTTTGAGGATTCTCACTGCCATGccgtgaaggggggggggggttgaggatTCTCACTGCCATGCACTCTCTGTACGTCTAGCAGCTGATTCTGTGCATGCCCAGTAAAGATCTCAGCAGAAGCTTCTAACTGATTCTCAACCTCATACAGAGCAGCAAGGGGCCAAGGAAGTGCTGGGCCATTCTGAAGAAGAAAGTGGACCTGCCCCAAAGAGACACCAAGACTTTCTTTGAAAGTGAGAGTAATTAAAACCATGTGGTATTGGTGCTGGGCTGGACAAAGAGATCAATAGAACAAAGTGCCCAGAAATGGAGCCAAGTGTATGTGGGGATTTGATTTATGATGGGGGTGGCGCAGCGACTCAGTGAGAGAGAACAGTCTATTCAACAAAAAGTGTTGGGACAATTGACTTTTCATACAAAACCTCTTTACGCCATCCATAAATATTAATTCCAGATGGATTAAAGATCTAAAcgtgaaaaacaaaactttacaaTAATTAGGAGGAAATGTAGGCAAGCTGAGGGTAGGGAAACAGGTCTTACATAAGAGACACAATTCAGAAAAGATTGAGTTTTATTATATTACTGTCCCCCCAAAGCCTCtaatataaaaatgacattatgaaCAAAGTGAAAAGACAAGGAACAGCCTGGGTGGCAATATTGGGGACACATACAAGAGATAAAGGGTTAGAATTCAGAATATAGAAAGACCTCCCAGAAATCAGCCCTCTAGATGCTGAAGAAGAACGGGAATTctaagccagccttggctacacagggaTGCCTGATCTCAAAACAGGGGTTAGGGATGAAGCTCAGTGATGTCAAGTGGATCCCCAGCACTAAAAAATTctttatcttttggtttttcgagacagggtttctctgtgtagccctggctgtcctggaactcactgtgtagcctgggctggccttcaactcacagagatctgcctgcctctgcctcccgagtgctggaattaaaggtgtgtgccaccactgccatcaccaccaccacactgcttaattttttttaaaacacagaccaggactaggtatggtggtacacacctttaatctcagtatgtAGAAGGCAGAGATAGCTGTTCTCTTGAgttttgaggccaggctggtctacatagtgagtttgaggccagccagagatacacacacagcaagaccctgtctttatttaaaaaaaaaaaaaaaagacatatcaTCTACATTCCAAACagcatcatttctctctttccatcatagGCCACTGAACTGGACCAGGTGGTCAGGCTTTGGGGACGGATGACCCATCCCTAACCCTGTCCATGCACTGTGATTGATCAAAACAGAGCAATAATTTTGTTGCTATGGCCAATAATTGATTTGGGCATGGACATCTATAGACTTCTGGTCACCAAGCAAGAAAGGAAGGTTATCTGATGGGAGGGAAGTGGTGGCTCTGGGAGAGACTTTAAGGTGACAGGCAGCTCCTACTATCTTCTGCCTCTGGATATCTCCATGGCGTTGCCTGTGTGAAATGCCTGGAGTTGAGGCTGCGATCTTAgaaccatgggggggggggagtgtcagTTTAAGAGCAAAgctaacatatttttttaattaattcatttatttttcaaggcagggtttctctgtgtaacagccctgactgtcctggaactcccactgtagagcaggttggcctcaaactcacagagattcatctgcctgtgcctccccagtgttgggattaaagctgtgcaccaccaacCTGGCTTCAACTCTAGGATTTCTTGATATGGAAGATAACCACTTTTGCTCAAAtcaccccttcctcccccctcctctctttgtctgtctcttctctctgcacacttgtgactttgtatgtgtgtagaccagaggttgatcttgggttttgtttctcgGAGTCACCCCCCCCACCCgaattatttactttatttcatatggatgttttgtgtgcatgtatgtctgtgcaccagatGTGTGCCTCGAGcccacagaggttagaagagaggcctttgaaactggagttatggagggTTGTCAGCCACTAtctaggtgctaggaattgaactcaggttctctgtaagagtaagaagtgctgttaaccacagagccatctctccagccattatCCGTCtcatttttggagacagtctctctcacTGGCACCTGAGATTTactgattaggctaggctggctgaggGGCCCCTGGGGGTCTGCCCATCTCCACCACTCCAGCTTTTGACAGGGCTGCCCCTACATGAGGCTTTTTATAGCGTTCATCAAACGCAGCTTAGGATAGCTAAGGATACGAACTGAAGGGACTTATCCGGAGGAGAGCCAGACAATGAGCCCAGTAAACATGCTTTACCTAAGTCAGGGCATGCGCACTAAGGCGAGCTATGTCACATCCAGCAGACTAGCAAAGATAAGAAGTCTCAGGTGGAACTATCACCCTGTGGTAAAGCACTGACCCAGCATGCAGAAGACCCAGCATGAAGAAGATCCTGGTTTTGATGCCCTacactgagaaacaaaacaaaacaaaacaggtaaaaAGCCCAACAAGAGAGGCTGGCTCCATCAATAAAGTGCTtcccttgcaagcatgaggacctgagttcaattcccagaactcacatttttcaaaaagtgggg from Microtus ochrogaster isolate Prairie Vole_2 chromosome 7, MicOch1.0, whole genome shotgun sequence encodes:
- the Sgca gene encoding alpha-sarcoglycan yields the protein MAAALTWIPLLVGLLAGLRDTNAQQTTLYPLVGRVFVHPLEHATFLRLPEHIAVPHTVRLTYRAHLQGHPDLPRWLRYTQRSPYNPGFLYGTPTPEDRGRQVIEVTVYNRDSFDTTRQRLLLLIEEPEGPRLPYQAEFLVRSHDVEEVLPSTPASRFLTALGGLWEPGELQLLNITSALDRGGRVPLPIEGRKEGVYIKVGSATPFSTCLKMVASPDSYARCAQGQPPLLSCYDTLAPHFRVDWCNVSLVDKSVPEPLDEVPTPGDGILEHDPFFCPPTEATGQDFLADALVTLLVPLLVALLFTLLLAYVMCCRREGRLKRDMATSDIQMVHHCTIHGNTEELRQMAASREVPRPLSTLPMFNVRTGERLPPQVDSAQVPLILDQH